From the Xyrauchen texanus isolate HMW12.3.18 chromosome 37, RBS_HiC_50CHRs, whole genome shotgun sequence genome, one window contains:
- the LOC127630733 gene encoding natriuretic peptides A-like: protein MIRGLILTGLLVLQQMDVQAHVLSRHGSASNITKLKSLLQQFEEALAAEETSERAVDYEDSNSVPEQSPASTSWDRDREEEAPPAEDTNPADGFDTQRNRLIDLLMSTRSKSLSGCFGGRLDRIGSSSTLGCNSKKG from the exons ATGATCAGAGGACTAATTCTCACAGGACTACTTGTCCTGCAACAGATGGATGTACAGGCGCATGTGTTGAGTAGACACGGGTCGGCCAGCAACATTACCAAACTAAAG AGCCTGCTGCAGCAGTTTGAGGAGGCCTTGGCCGCAGAGGAGACTTCTGAGAGAGCCGTCGATTATGAAGACAGCAACTCCGTACCGGAGCAGAGCCCTGCTTCCACGTCCTGGGACAGAGACCGAGAGGAAGAGGCCCCTCCAGCAGAGGACACAAACCCTGCAGATGGATTTGATACACAGAGAAATCGTCTCATAGATCTTCTCATGTCCACCCGGAGTAAAAGTCTCTCTGGCTGTTTTGGGGGGAGACTGGACCGTATAGGGTCTTCCAGCACCCTCGGGTGCAACTCTAAAAAAGGTTAG
- the nppb gene encoding natriuretic peptides B — translation MKSFNIPLAGLCLLLTVQLMGAFPLQNTALTTDDMDVLKLLLQRLEESIPASSQDRRLSQVEEEVDNLEETLVHPQIKSDMREYLSARDLKTVRQDSKRYSGCFGRRLDRIGSMSSLGCNTIRSSPKTK, via the exons ATGAAATCGTTTAACATTCCTCTAGCTGGCCTCTGCTTACTCTTAACTGTTCAGCTCATGGGCGCATTCCCTCTCCAAAACACAGCCTTAACCACAGATGACATGGATGTCTTAAAG CTTCTTCTACAGCGACTTGAAGAGTCCATTCCTGCTTCATCTCAAGACCGAAGACTGTCACAGGTGGAAGAAGAGGTGGACAATCTCGAAGAAACCCTCGTTCATCCTCAAATCAAAAGTGACATGAGAGAGTATCTGTCTGCTCGGGACTTGAAGACAGTCCGACAGGACTCCAAGAGATACTCCGGGTGTTTCGGACGTAGACTGGACAGGATCGGGTCCATGTCGTCACTGGGATGTAATACTATTCGGTCAa gtcCTAAAACGAAGTGA